A single Streptomyces mirabilis DNA region contains:
- a CDS encoding PadR family transcriptional regulator, translating into MSLPHAILTALLEKPSSGLELTRRFDKSIGYFWSATHQQIYRELGRLESEGYIRALPSEQPARGQKKSYEVLPAGRDELARWTSASQDPRPMRDTMLLRLRASAVVGTAGIETDLRRHLDLHQRQLSEYEQIQKRDFPPGKDAPQDRLRHLVLRAGIDLETFWTQWLTHALDEFEHLDEQSPAPEAVPDAVPEDVRE; encoded by the coding sequence ATGTCACTCCCGCACGCGATCCTCACCGCCCTGCTCGAGAAGCCGTCGTCGGGCCTCGAACTGACCCGGAGGTTCGACAAGTCGATCGGCTACTTCTGGTCGGCGACGCATCAGCAGATCTATCGCGAGCTGGGAAGACTGGAGTCCGAGGGCTACATCCGCGCCCTGCCGTCCGAACAGCCGGCCCGGGGGCAGAAGAAGAGCTACGAGGTGCTACCGGCGGGCCGCGACGAACTGGCCCGCTGGACCTCGGCATCCCAGGACCCCAGGCCCATGCGGGACACGATGCTGCTGCGGCTGCGCGCCTCGGCCGTCGTCGGCACCGCGGGCATCGAGACGGACCTGCGCCGCCATCTCGACCTGCACCAAAGGCAGTTGTCCGAGTACGAGCAGATCCAGAAGCGCGACTTCCCGCCCGGCAAGGATGCCCCCCAGGACCGGCTGCGGCATCTGGTGCTGCGGGCCGGAATCGACCTGGAGACCTTCTGGACCCAATGGCTGACCCATGCGCTGGACGAGTTCGAGCACCTCGACGAGCAGTCACCCGCACCCGAAGCCGTGCCTGATGCCGTGCCTGAAGACGTACGCGAATAG